The following proteins are encoded in a genomic region of Drosophila bipectinata strain 14024-0381.07 chromosome XL, DbipHiC1v2, whole genome shotgun sequence:
- the rux gene encoding cell cycle negative regulator roughex produces the protein MSEIIAEQVQEEVASLPSPPDPDPVSPSVSSSSSTSTVLDDSEGEIPSPHDILTEFVTSMDSGAMRSELADDCIFQFFGRHVRGATSIMGYVRSQLLGIFHHERFVNTQIVSQAHELILKETFGRSFDAVRRRIYEQKEQDRATTLHLRAESDDEEVPSSNPINVQLVTPPRASSVSMDQLTFIEACGVLKRLEKGTFSGGIIRGDRVPLHLTLGYRLTPFVFQNRRIIEICLAVYEKYPLKLNRSTLEPMPGVEEIFGVRRQRSNSFTSATSETDDEDEVVPQARVPQGLSACRILFAKGSDKETDEEDDEDDDPALLEDSLHSQPDQSLEEDEEEPEHQGEEQLQPQPEPNTEQTEETPASSTSTTQEDPNAVVATTSAYNPEEEKSSICSLTPRKRPQSTSNVCEVEPKRGSMCTPLRTRMRF, from the exons ATGAGCGAAATTATTGCGGAACAAGTACAGGAGGAGGTGGCGTCTTTGCCTTCGCCCCCGGACCCAGATCCGGTCTCACCTTCGGTCTCGTCTTCATCTTCGACATCGACTGTCTTAGATG ACAGTGAAGGCGAAATTCCATCACCACATGATATTTTGACTGAATTTGTGACTTCTATGGATTCGGGAGCGATGCGTTCCGAGCTGGCAGATGATTGCATTTTTCAATTCTTCGGACGTCATGTGCGCGGCGCCACTTCCATCATGGGCTATGTACGCAGCCAGCTGTTAGGAATTTTCCATCACGAGAGATTCGTAAACACACAGATTGTGTCCCAGGCCCATGAGCTGATACTTAAGGAGACTTTTGGTCGTTCATTTGATGCGGTGCGCCGTCGCATTTACGAGCAGAAGGAACAAGACCGTGCCACCACTCTACACTTACGTGCAGAAAGTGATGACGAGGAGGTGCCCAGCAGCAATCCCATTAACGTTCAATTGGTCACCCCACCACGTGCCTCCAGCGTATCCATGGATCAGCTTACGTTCATAGAGGCATGCGGCGTCCTCAAAAGACTGGAAAAGGGGACCTTCAGTGGGGGAATTATTCGTGGTGACCGGGTGCCCTTGCATCTGACCCTTGGCTATCGTCTTACCCCGTTCGTCTTCCAAAATCGTCGTATTATTGAGATCTGTTTGGCGGTTTACGAAAAGTATCCCTTAAAGCTGAATCGATCGACGTTGGAGCCAATGCCGGGGGTGGAGGAGATTTTCGGTGTAAGACGCCAGCGCAGCAATTCATTTACTAGTGCCACCTCCGAGACCGATGACGAGGACGAGGTAGTGCCTCAGGCCAGGGTGCCTCAGGGTCTCAGTGCCTGTCGTATTCTGTTTGCAAAAGGCTCTGACAAGGAAACTGATGAGGAGGATGATGAGGACGATGATCCCGCCCTGCTTGAAGACTCCCTGCACTCCCAGCCAGATCAGTCACTCGAAGAGGATGAAGAGGAGCCGGAACATCAAGGGGAGGAGCAACTGCAGCCGCAGCCAGAACCGAACACGGAACAAACTGAAGAGACCCCAGCATCATCAACATCAACCACCCAAGAGGATCCAAATGCCGTGGTGGCCACCACTTCAGCATACAATCCTGAAGAGGAAAAGTCTAGTATTTGCAGCCTGACACCACGCAAGCGCCCCCAAAGCACCAGCAATGTGTGCGAAGTTGAGCCAAAGCGCGGATCTATGTGCACTCCTCTGCGCACTCGCATGCGTTTCTAG
- the MCTS1 gene encoding malignant T-cell-amplified sequence 1 homolog — MFKKFEEKDSISSIQQLKSSVQKGIRVKLLEAYPKLETHIDLILPKKDSYRIAKCHDHIELLLNGAGEQVFFRHRDGPWMPTLRLLHKFPYFVTMQQVDKGAIRFVLSGANVMCPGLTSPGACMTPAEKNTVVAIMAEGKEHALAIGLLTLSTEEILAKNKGIGIETYHFLNDGLWKSKPVK; from the exons ATGTTCAAAAA GTTCGAGGAGAAGGACAGCATTTCGTCCATTCAGCAGCTGAAGTCTTCGGTGCAGAAAGGCATTCGTGTGAAGCTACTGGAGGCATACCCGAAGCTAGAGACACACATCGACCTAATCCTGCCCAAGAAGGACTCTTACCGCATTGCAAAGTG CCATGACCATATCGAGCTCTTGTTGAACGGAGCCGGCGAGCAGGTGTTCTTCCGCCATCGTGATGGTCCCTGGATGCCCACTCTGCGCCTGCTGCACAAATTCCCCTATTTTGTGACCATGCAGCAGGTGGACAAGGGCGCCATCCGCTTTGTTCTCAGTGGTGCGAACGTTATGTGTCCGGGTCTTACGTCGCCGGGTGCGTGTATGACTCCGGCGGAGAAGAACACTGTGGTGGCCATTATGGCGGAGGGCAAGGAGCATGCCTTGGCCATTGGCTTGCTCACGTTGTCCACAGAAGAAAT CCTGGCGAAGAACAAGGGCATCGGCATCGAGACGTACCACTTCCTGAATGACGGTCTTTGGAAGTCAAAGCCCGTGAAATAG